In Haladaptatus paucihalophilus DX253, the following proteins share a genomic window:
- a CDS encoding sodium:calcium antiporter, with protein sequence MKKQPLLAISAVFALTLPWLFTGIIQEVSGLSTIIVVGMTGLAIVGASFMLAWGAETAEKDVPRAFAIAILAILAVAPEYAVDAYYAWNAGANGATAQACSQLSGSAIATAEPGTLAQACHDANLAVANMTGANRILIGLGWSGIALYTIYRATRSGDSSVVQRPGSLTDAVKIDRNISLEITFLLAATVYAFFIPLGSGIGIGDTLILVGLYVLYIGVIIRNDVEEDTAHVGVPAYLQSFSKWGRVAAVFGLFAYSGYMIFEAVHPFAHGLETLGTSFGIPEFFMIQWIAPLASESPELIVVLYLVNKARSTAGFNALISSKLNQWTLLIGTLAVVYSIASGTVGTLAFDEKQAAEIWITAAQSFFALGVLVNFEIDVREALTLFVLFASQVVLEFGVLQLVSEPAAASLSLALLHAYTVVYVLLGGWLFVRRRENVRRLTGRTVATVRNAFTGGTDTSEHGY encoded by the coding sequence ATGAAGAAACAGCCGCTTCTCGCGATCAGCGCCGTGTTCGCCCTGACTCTGCCGTGGCTCTTCACGGGTATCATTCAGGAGGTATCCGGTCTTTCGACCATCATTGTCGTCGGGATGACCGGTCTCGCCATCGTCGGCGCTTCGTTCATGCTGGCGTGGGGTGCCGAAACGGCGGAGAAGGACGTTCCGCGGGCGTTCGCAATCGCGATTTTGGCGATTCTCGCCGTCGCGCCCGAGTACGCCGTCGACGCCTACTACGCGTGGAACGCGGGGGCGAACGGGGCGACGGCACAGGCCTGCAGTCAGCTTTCTGGGAGCGCGATAGCCACCGCCGAGCCAGGAACGCTCGCACAAGCCTGTCACGACGCGAACCTCGCCGTCGCCAACATGACCGGCGCGAACCGCATTCTCATCGGTCTCGGATGGTCCGGAATCGCGCTCTACACCATCTACCGCGCAACACGCTCCGGTGACTCGTCGGTCGTCCAGCGGCCGGGGTCGCTCACCGATGCCGTCAAAATAGATCGTAACATCTCACTCGAAATAACGTTCCTACTCGCGGCGACGGTGTACGCGTTTTTCATCCCGCTCGGAAGCGGAATCGGTATCGGTGACACGCTGATTCTGGTCGGCCTGTACGTGCTTTACATCGGCGTCATCATCAGGAACGACGTCGAGGAAGACACCGCCCACGTCGGCGTTCCCGCTTATCTTCAGTCGTTCTCGAAGTGGGGTCGGGTCGCGGCCGTGTTCGGCCTCTTCGCGTACTCCGGGTACATGATCTTCGAGGCGGTCCACCCGTTCGCCCACGGGTTGGAGACGCTCGGGACGTCGTTCGGTATCCCGGAGTTCTTCATGATCCAGTGGATTGCACCGCTGGCCTCCGAATCGCCCGAGCTAATCGTCGTCCTCTATCTGGTGAACAAGGCCCGTTCGACGGCGGGGTTCAACGCGCTCATCTCCTCGAAGCTGAACCAGTGGACGCTGCTCATCGGCACGCTCGCCGTCGTCTACAGTATCGCTTCGGGGACAGTCGGCACGCTCGCGTTCGACGAGAAGCAGGCGGCGGAGATATGGATCACCGCCGCACAGAGTTTCTTCGCGCTCGGCGTCCTCGTGAACTTCGAGATAGACGTCCGCGAGGCGCTCACGCTGTTCGTGCTGTTCGCCTCACAGGTGGTGTTGGAGTTCGGCGTGCTCCAACTCGTCTCGGAGCCAGCAGCCGCCTCGTTGAGCCTCGCCTTGCTGCACGCCTACACCGTCGTCTACGTGCTGCTCGGCGGCTGGCTGTTCGTCCGCCGCCGCGAGAACGTCCGTCGGCTCACCGGACGTACGGTCGCCACCGTTCGAAACGCGTTCACCGGGGGCACCGATACGTCCGAGCACGGGTACTGA
- a CDS encoding HVO_2922 family protein: MPSEPQFEVYEDSAGEWRWRLVVANRNIIADSGEGYSSKQGAKRGIESVKNNAPVARVVEK, encoded by the coding sequence ATGCCAAGCGAACCCCAATTCGAGGTGTACGAGGACAGCGCGGGCGAGTGGCGCTGGCGCCTCGTCGTCGCGAACCGGAACATCATCGCGGACAGCGGCGAGGGATACTCGTCGAAACAGGGTGCCAAACGGGGTATCGAGAGCGTCAAAAACAACGCGCCCGTCGCGCGGGTCGTGGAAAAGTGA
- a CDS encoding iron transporter, whose translation MRRRTFLRTGTALAGGSLLTGCLDSLGFEKRSAWRDPPRVKNRPAAVYHPAYMEGMKMYGMGTDGDLRFALMYSYPHRFWNVTGQSNSKVVVQPDDTLHMMVSTWDAKTETTIPADVQLTIEKGGKTVDKRAPWPMLSQNMGFHYGDNVSLDGDGSYSATVRVGSVGVRRTGSLASRLSDGASATIDFEFDTDQIYDVEYREFGEKQGSRDALDPMSMTVPVGRAPAPASLPGTLVGTKSSGDAKFVVTVIEGENRFADDGKSYLAVSPRTPYNRIVLPRMSLSMELLRNGTTVSKGTLTPALDAALDTHYGAPVGDVRSGDTLRISVDSPPQLARHDGYETAFMEMPPMEFTV comes from the coding sequence ATGCGCCGCCGAACGTTCCTCCGAACTGGCACGGCACTTGCAGGGGGGTCCCTCCTCACCGGCTGTCTGGACTCGCTCGGATTCGAAAAACGATCCGCGTGGCGTGACCCGCCGAGAGTGAAAAACCGTCCCGCCGCGGTCTATCATCCCGCGTACATGGAGGGAATGAAGATGTACGGGATGGGAACGGATGGGGACCTCCGCTTCGCGCTAATGTACTCGTACCCACATCGGTTCTGGAACGTCACCGGCCAATCGAACTCCAAGGTCGTCGTGCAACCGGACGACACGCTCCACATGATGGTCTCCACGTGGGACGCGAAAACGGAGACGACCATCCCGGCGGACGTTCAACTCACCATCGAAAAAGGCGGGAAGACGGTCGATAAACGGGCTCCGTGGCCGATGCTTTCGCAGAATATGGGGTTTCACTACGGGGACAACGTTTCACTCGACGGCGACGGCTCGTACAGCGCGACTGTCAGGGTCGGGTCGGTCGGCGTGCGCCGAACCGGGTCGCTCGCGTCCCGACTGTCGGACGGCGCGTCGGCGACCATCGATTTCGAATTCGACACGGACCAGATATACGACGTCGAGTATCGGGAGTTCGGCGAAAAGCAGGGGAGCCGCGATGCCCTCGACCCGATGTCGATGACGGTCCCGGTCGGTCGAGCGCCCGCACCGGCATCGCTGCCGGGAACGCTCGTCGGGACAAAATCGTCCGGCGACGCGAAGTTCGTCGTGACCGTCATCGAGGGGGAGAATCGCTTCGCCGACGACGGGAAATCGTATCTCGCGGTGTCGCCGAGAACGCCGTACAACCGCATCGTGTTGCCGCGGATGTCCCTCTCGATGGAACTCCTGCGAAACGGGACCACGGTATCGAAGGGGACGCTCACACCCGCCCTCGACGCGGCCCTCGATACCCACTACGGTGCTCCCGTCGGGGACGTGCGGTCCGGCGACACGCTTCGAATCTCGGTCGATTCGCCGCCTCAACTCGCCCGGCACGACGGGTACGAGACGGCGTTCATGGAGATGCCGCCGATGGAGTTCACGGTCTGA
- a CDS encoding glycoside hydrolase family 68 protein produces the protein MSRRHEQRIPRSKWTRDHASRLRRTPDTTAPIIYPPERRISDEYHLWDTWFLRERDGSIAEVDGYRIAFSLSASSSLLPGKRHDEARIRYFYSTDGREWTYGGPVFPEGEAFGSRQWAGSTLLDDGTVYAYYTAAGHRDEPELTYEQRICVGAGGTVSTDGDGLRIDGPWDHSVLLEPDGERYQTQEQSMRQDGPIYTFRDPWFFEDPETEETYLLFEGNTPIDDPDPERTYNGCIGIAYSETGDPADWAVLDPLLDAERVNQELERPHVVVRNGRYYLFTPSHQHTFAPGCSGFDALYGFVADSLFGPYEPLNETGLVVANPENAPFQAYSWLAFGHGDEILVTSFFNYFDLNGLSLDDVAFLPEAEQFRRFGGTYAPTLRLQVAGNRTRIWGELGYGRIPLERESLAAPDRVRYRATDDGDEDSDGGDY, from the coding sequence ATGTCTCGCCGCCACGAACAACGGATACCGCGCTCCAAGTGGACGCGCGACCACGCTTCTCGACTCCGCCGGACTCCTGACACCACCGCACCGATAATCTATCCCCCCGAGCGGCGGATCAGCGACGAGTATCACCTCTGGGACACCTGGTTTCTCCGCGAACGCGACGGATCCATCGCCGAAGTTGACGGCTATCGAATCGCGTTCTCGCTCTCCGCGTCGTCGTCCCTTCTTCCCGGAAAACGCCACGACGAAGCGCGTATCCGGTACTTCTACTCGACGGACGGGCGGGAGTGGACCTACGGCGGGCCGGTCTTCCCCGAGGGCGAGGCGTTCGGTTCCCGCCAGTGGGCTGGGTCCACCCTCCTCGACGACGGCACCGTGTACGCCTACTACACCGCCGCGGGCCACCGTGACGAACCAGAACTCACCTACGAACAGCGGATATGCGTCGGCGCGGGCGGTACCGTCTCGACGGACGGAGACGGCCTTCGTATCGACGGCCCGTGGGACCACTCGGTGCTTTTGGAACCGGACGGCGAGCGCTATCAGACGCAGGAGCAGTCGATGCGACAGGACGGGCCGATATACACGTTCCGCGACCCGTGGTTCTTCGAGGACCCCGAAACGGAGGAGACGTACCTCCTCTTCGAGGGAAACACGCCCATCGACGACCCCGACCCCGAGCGGACGTACAACGGCTGTATCGGCATCGCGTACTCCGAGACGGGCGACCCGGCGGACTGGGCGGTCCTCGACCCGCTCCTCGACGCCGAGCGCGTCAATCAGGAACTCGAACGGCCGCACGTCGTCGTCCGTAACGGGCGCTACTACCTTTTCACGCCGAGCCACCAGCACACGTTCGCGCCCGGTTGTAGCGGGTTCGACGCGCTCTATGGCTTCGTCGCGGACTCCCTCTTCGGTCCCTACGAACCGTTGAACGAGACGGGTCTGGTCGTCGCAAATCCCGAGAACGCCCCGTTTCAGGCGTACTCGTGGCTGGCGTTCGGGCACGGCGACGAAATCCTCGTCACGTCCTTTTTCAACTACTTCGACCTCAACGGACTCTCGCTCGACGACGTCGCCTTCCTCCCGGAGGCGGAGCAATTCCGTCGCTTCGGCGGGACGTACGCGCCGACGCTCCGCCTGCAGGTCGCGGGGAATCGAACCCGCATCTGGGGCGAACTCGGCTACGGACGGATTCCGCTCGAACGCGAGTCGCTGGCCGCACCCGACCGCGTTCGCTACCGGGCGACGGACGACGGAGACGAAGACAGCGACGGCGGCGACTACTGA